The following proteins are encoded in a genomic region of Sorangiineae bacterium MSr12523:
- a CDS encoding outer membrane beta-barrel protein, with protein sequence MYEKPKTRSLAFAGLAALIVLASIFVPSRAHAQQRDLLSLPGSKGQLAIDSLMGFRIGAFSGVSYAGPLGFSTQSYKADDVQNNNNEVTTRLTTFWFAPAADYFIIDRLSVGGLLEIASTSRTDKTKTTNGGNTVENETDRPTTTAFTFLPRVGYMFPITSRFAVWPRGGIGYATRQNVVGGGKESFSSLIFSADVPVIFRINETFFVSAAPELTFSLGGEHTLDVNNASRSADASFFQFGLVTGLGVLLDL encoded by the coding sequence ATGTATGAGAAACCAAAAACGCGGTCGCTGGCCTTCGCCGGGCTGGCGGCTCTTATCGTTCTCGCTTCGATTTTCGTTCCCTCGCGCGCGCATGCTCAGCAGCGCGATCTTTTGAGCCTCCCCGGCTCCAAGGGTCAGCTCGCCATCGACTCGCTCATGGGATTCCGAATCGGCGCGTTCAGCGGTGTCTCGTACGCGGGTCCTCTCGGCTTCTCCACCCAGTCGTACAAAGCAGACGACGTCCAGAACAACAACAATGAAGTCACCACCCGGCTGACCACGTTCTGGTTCGCCCCGGCGGCGGACTACTTCATCATCGACCGCCTCTCGGTTGGCGGCTTGCTCGAAATCGCGTCGACGAGCCGCACCGACAAGACGAAGACCACCAACGGTGGCAACACCGTAGAGAACGAAACGGATCGTCCCACGACCACCGCCTTCACCTTCCTGCCGCGTGTAGGTTACATGTTTCCCATCACCAGCCGCTTCGCGGTCTGGCCGAGGGGCGGCATCGGCTACGCCACCCGGCAGAACGTAGTGGGCGGCGGCAAGGAGAGCTTCTCCTCGCTCATCTTCTCGGCCGACGTGCCGGTCATCTTCCGCATCAACGAGACGTTCTTCGTGAGCGCCGCCCCCGAACTCACCTTCTCCCTCGGCGGGGAGCACACCCTGGACGTGAACAACGCGTCCCGCTCTGCGGATGCGAGCTTCTTCCAATTCGGCCTCGTTACCGGGCTCGGCGTCTTGCTCGATCTGTAA
- the rplQ gene encoding 50S ribosomal protein L17, with amino-acid sequence MRHGNAGRKFDRNTSHRRAMFKNLAANLILHERIETTDAKAKELRRVAERLITRAKRLGAVAYTAQAELSDKDKARRLHAQRVVGSIIPRFGAKVDKAGVSTKVDLVEKVFVDLAKRFSERPGGYTRIIKVGPRRGDGAPISLIEWVDATGPVVSAEGSDDADKPAAKTGKAKSKKATAVASTGGAKAE; translated from the coding sequence ATGCGTCACGGAAACGCAGGTCGTAAGTTCGACCGCAACACCAGTCATCGCCGCGCCATGTTCAAGAACCTCGCGGCCAATTTGATCCTCCACGAGCGCATCGAGACCACCGACGCGAAGGCCAAAGAGCTTCGCCGCGTCGCCGAGCGCCTCATCACGCGCGCCAAGCGCCTCGGTGCGGTGGCCTACACCGCGCAGGCCGAGCTGTCCGACAAGGACAAGGCGCGTCGTCTGCACGCCCAGCGCGTCGTCGGCTCGATCATCCCGCGCTTCGGCGCCAAGGTCGACAAGGCCGGCGTGTCCACCAAGGTCGACCTCGTCGAAAAGGTGTTCGTCGACCTCGCCAAGCGCTTCTCGGAGCGTCCGGGCGGCTACACGCGCATCATCAAGGTCGGTCCCCGCCGCGGCGACGGCGCGCCGATCTCGCTCATCGAGTGGGTCGACGCCACGGGTCCCGTCGTTTCGGCCGAAGGCTCGGATGACGCGGACAAGCCGGCCGCCAAGACCGGCAAGGCCAAGTCGAAGAAGGCCACCGCCGTGGCGAGCACGGGCGGCGCCAAGGCCGAATAA
- a CDS encoding DNA-directed RNA polymerase subunit alpha, protein MSNIVTRNWRDLIRPRGIQIESETLTDFYGKFSCEPLERGYGITIGNSLRRVLLSSLQGAAITAIRIDGALHEFTTISDVVEDVTDIILNLKEVVLKAATPKTYTVRLEKEGPGPVFARDIQLVDGLQVLNPDHLIATLDKKGPLSMELTVNVGRGYVPAEKNKTATMPIGTIPIDALFSPTRKVNYTVTNARVGQATDYDKLALEVWTNGSVKPQDAVAYAAKILKEQLSIFINFEETEETAYQAPGGEDEPLNENLFRSVDELELSVRSANCLQNANITLIGELVQRTEQDMLKTKNFGRKSLKEIKEILANMGLSLGMKIDNWPQMLERWKAQQAQA, encoded by the coding sequence ATGAGCAATATCGTCACACGCAACTGGCGCGACCTCATTCGTCCCCGCGGCATTCAGATCGAGAGCGAGACGCTCACCGACTTCTACGGCAAGTTCTCCTGCGAGCCGCTCGAGCGTGGTTACGGCATCACCATCGGCAACTCGCTTCGCCGGGTGCTCCTGTCCTCGCTTCAAGGCGCTGCCATCACCGCCATCCGCATCGACGGCGCGCTGCACGAGTTCACGACCATCTCGGACGTCGTGGAAGACGTGACGGACATCATCCTCAACCTGAAGGAAGTCGTCCTCAAGGCCGCCACCCCCAAGACCTACACGGTCCGCCTCGAGAAAGAGGGCCCCGGCCCGGTCTTCGCGCGCGACATCCAGCTCGTCGACGGCCTGCAGGTCCTCAACCCGGACCACCTCATCGCCACGCTCGACAAGAAGGGCCCGTTGTCGATGGAGCTCACGGTCAACGTGGGCCGCGGCTACGTTCCGGCGGAGAAGAACAAGACGGCGACGATGCCCATCGGCACCATCCCGATCGATGCGCTCTTCAGCCCGACCCGCAAAGTCAACTACACCGTGACCAACGCCCGCGTCGGTCAGGCCACGGACTACGACAAGCTCGCCCTCGAGGTGTGGACCAACGGCAGCGTCAAACCGCAAGATGCGGTCGCGTACGCGGCGAAGATCCTCAAGGAGCAGCTCTCGATCTTCATCAACTTCGAGGAGACCGAGGAGACGGCGTACCAAGCCCCCGGTGGCGAGGACGAGCCGCTCAACGAGAACCTGTTCCGCAGCGTCGACGAGCTGGAACTCAGCGTCCGCTCGGCCAACTGCCTGCAGAACGCCAACATCACGCTGATCGGTGAGCTCGTGCAGCGCACCGAGCAAGACATGCTGAAGACGAAGAACTTCGGGCGTAAGAGCCTGAAGGAAATCAAAGAGATCCTCGCCAACATGGGGCTCTCTCTCGGCATGAAGATCGACAACTGGCCCCAGATGCTCGAGCGCTGGAAGGCGCAACAAGCGCAGGCGTGA
- a CDS encoding GGDEF domain-containing protein, which produces MIDGRDDDDGDTVSVTPAALTETNLRRGEACLVVIYGPELGRRIPLAHSHFEIGRSSKSDLSIDQESISRHHARIAAVGGGTFTLMDLGSTNGTYVNDVAITEHRLADGDQIKIGRSILKFMTGDNIETSYHEEIYRLVTVDALTQLFNKRYFGEALEREFNRARRYKRHLSLFLLDLDHFKHINDHYGHVAGDFVLRQLAVEVKAKLRREDIFARVGGEEFGVLLPEVRHEGALATAEKVRKVVEAAQFSFDKQTIRGTVSIGVATLDPAFFVPGDEDSDDDDEETDPDPSAAADPANGKPKSAAALYALADAALYLAKERGRNRVEAA; this is translated from the coding sequence GTGATAGACGGGCGGGACGATGACGATGGCGACACCGTTTCCGTTACGCCGGCGGCGCTAACGGAAACGAATTTGCGGCGCGGAGAGGCCTGCCTGGTCGTGATCTACGGCCCCGAGCTAGGTCGCCGCATTCCATTGGCCCATAGCCACTTCGAGATCGGGCGCTCTTCGAAGAGCGATCTCTCCATCGACCAGGAGAGCATCAGCCGCCACCACGCACGCATCGCCGCCGTCGGGGGTGGGACCTTCACCCTCATGGACCTGGGCTCGACCAACGGCACGTACGTGAACGACGTGGCCATCACCGAGCATCGGCTCGCCGATGGAGACCAGATCAAGATCGGCCGCTCGATTTTGAAGTTCATGACCGGCGACAACATCGAGACCAGCTACCACGAAGAGATTTACCGGCTGGTGACGGTGGACGCGCTCACCCAGCTGTTCAACAAGCGCTACTTCGGCGAGGCGCTCGAGCGCGAGTTCAACCGGGCGCGCCGCTACAAGCGGCACCTGTCGCTGTTCTTGCTCGACCTGGATCACTTCAAGCACATCAACGACCACTACGGCCACGTCGCGGGGGATTTCGTGCTTCGCCAGCTCGCGGTGGAAGTGAAGGCGAAGCTGCGGCGGGAAGACATTTTCGCGCGGGTTGGTGGCGAGGAGTTCGGCGTGCTGCTGCCCGAAGTACGGCACGAGGGCGCTCTGGCGACCGCCGAAAAGGTGCGCAAGGTCGTGGAGGCCGCCCAATTCAGCTTCGACAAGCAGACGATCCGCGGCACCGTGAGCATTGGCGTCGCGACCCTCGATCCGGCGTTCTTCGTCCCCGGTGACGAGGACTCGGACGACGACGACGAGGAGACCGATCCGGACCCCAGCGCCGCTGCAGATCCGGCCAACGGCAAACCAAAGAGCGCCGCGGCGCTCTATGCGCTCGCCGATGCGGCCCTCTACCTGGCCAAGGAGCGCGGTCGAAATCGGGTCGAAGCCGCGTAG
- a CDS encoding DUF362 domain-containing protein, which produces MAAHEREGENREDQTTRRSFLGAVAAVGAASAAGATLLKSEVAEAAKDSNAVPNLAASPPPGFTPFSAPGQIVKVTKPGSLQNNKVYPKPDAAKEMLTKVLTELTGEPDLPKAAARFVHPDDKVCVKVNGIALRNHATNQELVIPFLEAMIASGVPAKNITVLEQYGSYLQGTRINEKNVPAGVKISIHSNGDTTMPERLIPGTGVRTKFCRALTESTAVINFSLIKDHSICGYTGCLKNMTHGTQIYPHYFHSHHASPQIAVLYAQDIIKSRVRLCITDAFQVMVHGGPLDKQPQYRYPYESVFATTDPVAMDTLGWEIIEKFRADKGLRSLTAEGREPAYIKAAADLGLGIHERAKIQVKEIAI; this is translated from the coding sequence ATGGCAGCGCACGAGCGTGAGGGGGAAAATCGAGAGGACCAAACGACACGGCGTTCTTTCCTCGGAGCTGTGGCTGCAGTCGGTGCAGCCAGCGCAGCAGGCGCCACCCTCCTCAAGAGCGAGGTCGCGGAGGCAGCCAAGGATAGCAATGCGGTGCCGAACCTCGCGGCCAGCCCGCCGCCTGGCTTCACGCCGTTTTCGGCCCCCGGCCAAATCGTCAAGGTGACCAAGCCGGGTTCCCTGCAGAACAACAAGGTGTACCCGAAGCCCGATGCGGCCAAGGAGATGCTCACCAAGGTTCTCACGGAGCTCACCGGCGAGCCGGATCTGCCGAAGGCCGCCGCCCGCTTCGTGCACCCGGACGACAAGGTCTGCGTGAAGGTCAACGGCATTGCCCTTCGCAACCACGCCACCAACCAGGAGCTGGTCATCCCCTTCCTCGAGGCGATGATTGCGTCGGGCGTCCCGGCCAAGAACATCACCGTGCTCGAGCAGTACGGGAGCTACCTGCAAGGTACACGCATCAACGAGAAGAACGTCCCGGCCGGCGTGAAGATCTCCATTCACTCCAACGGCGATACCACCATGCCGGAGCGGCTCATTCCGGGCACCGGTGTGCGCACGAAGTTCTGCCGCGCGCTCACGGAGTCGACGGCGGTCATCAACTTCTCACTCATCAAGGACCACTCCATCTGCGGTTACACCGGGTGTCTGAAGAACATGACGCACGGCACGCAGATCTACCCGCACTACTTCCACTCGCACCACGCGTCGCCGCAGATTGCGGTGCTGTACGCGCAGGACATCATCAAGAGCCGCGTGCGCCTCTGCATCACCGACGCGTTCCAGGTCATGGTGCATGGCGGGCCGCTCGACAAGCAGCCGCAGTACCGCTACCCGTACGAGTCCGTGTTCGCCACGACGGATCCTGTCGCGATGGATACGTTGGGGTGGGAAATCATCGAAAAATTCCGCGCAGACAAAGGTCTCCGCAGCCTCACCGCCGAGGGGCGTGAACCCGCCTACATCAAGGCCGCCGCCGACTTGGGCCTTGGCATCCATGAGCGGGCCAAGATTCAGGTCAAAGAGATCGCCATCTGA
- a CDS encoding MoxR family ATPase: MSQFRRFSGTPGYLTNDSLEAAVNCALALERPLLVKGEPGTGKTLLAQAVAESLGLSLIHWPVKSTTRAQDGLYIYDTVQRLYDARFGDGDVKDIRRYIKLGPMGRSFAGSERVVLLIDEVDKADIEFPNDLLHELDRMRFHITETGDDVVATERPVVIITSNNEKELPDAFLRRTVFHFIDFPDIELMKRIVRVHHPKLENELVDQAVVAFYELRDMPRLRKRPSTSELIDWIAVLKQSGVGKERFVKELPFLGVLLKKEQDVETYRAQKKPGWRS, translated from the coding sequence GTGAGTCAATTTCGCCGTTTTTCGGGCACGCCGGGCTACTTGACCAATGATTCGCTGGAGGCCGCCGTCAATTGTGCGCTGGCCCTCGAGCGCCCCCTCCTGGTGAAGGGGGAGCCCGGCACCGGAAAAACGCTGCTCGCCCAAGCCGTCGCGGAGAGCCTCGGGCTCTCGCTCATCCACTGGCCGGTGAAGTCGACCACCCGCGCCCAAGACGGCCTTTACATCTACGACACCGTGCAACGCTTGTACGATGCACGCTTCGGCGATGGCGACGTGAAGGACATCCGCCGCTACATCAAGCTGGGGCCCATGGGCCGTTCGTTCGCGGGGAGCGAGCGCGTGGTGCTCTTGATCGACGAGGTCGACAAGGCGGACATCGAGTTCCCGAATGACCTTTTGCACGAGCTCGATCGCATGCGCTTCCACATCACGGAAACGGGCGACGATGTCGTGGCCACCGAGCGCCCGGTGGTGATCATCACGTCGAACAACGAGAAAGAGCTGCCCGACGCCTTCTTGCGCCGCACGGTCTTCCACTTCATCGACTTCCCGGACATCGAGCTGATGAAGCGCATCGTGCGCGTGCACCATCCCAAGCTCGAGAACGAGCTGGTCGACCAGGCCGTCGTCGCGTTCTACGAGCTTCGCGACATGCCCCGCCTGCGCAAGCGCCCCTCGACGAGTGAACTCATCGACTGGATCGCCGTGTTGAAGCAAAGCGGCGTCGGCAAAGAGCGCTTCGTGAAAGAGCTTCCCTTCCTGGGCGTGCTCCTCAAGAAGGAGCAAGACGTGGAGACGTACCGCGCCCAAAAGAAGCCCGGTTGGCGCTCGTAA
- a CDS encoding helix-hairpin-helix domain-containing protein → MTTHTPGGAAYSLRGALASLRTCSTCVWSVWSKPLARVLLVIAGLAVLAIIGRTAGAHAEPPAPSPIIAEPLTSDAGAIAPPPVASAPAPEPCGSRRAGEHAGRGGEASPDDPVILNTAQADDLRRLPGVGAKRAESILALRTRLGRFRQLEDLLRVRGIGRATLRRLRPLVRLDPPTPPPPSPG, encoded by the coding sequence ATGACGACGCATACCCCGGGAGGCGCCGCGTACTCGTTACGCGGCGCCCTTGCGTCGCTCCGCACGTGCTCCACCTGCGTGTGGAGCGTGTGGAGCAAGCCCCTTGCACGCGTGCTTCTCGTCATCGCCGGCCTCGCGGTCCTCGCCATCATCGGCCGCACCGCCGGCGCCCACGCGGAGCCTCCCGCGCCTTCGCCCATCATCGCCGAGCCGTTGACGTCCGATGCCGGCGCAATCGCACCGCCTCCTGTCGCAAGCGCACCGGCGCCCGAGCCTTGCGGCTCCCGGCGGGCGGGCGAGCACGCTGGACGCGGTGGAGAAGCCTCCCCTGACGATCCCGTCATCCTCAACACCGCCCAAGCCGACGATCTCCGTCGCCTTCCCGGCGTCGGAGCCAAGCGCGCCGAGTCGATCCTCGCCTTGCGCACGCGCTTGGGCCGCTTTCGTCAACTCGAGGACCTGCTCCGCGTCCGCGGCATCGGCCGCGCCACGTTGCGGCGCCTGCGTCCTCTCGTGCGGCTGGATCCGCCTACCCCTCCGCCCCCTTCACCCGGGTGA
- a CDS encoding GMC family oxidoreductase gives MMAFSAQEQRIVVALARAAIPDGEILPGGGEITLTRLQRWLKEGTELHWLGIKALLWAAELAAIPSTGRRLSKLPPDRARTFLEDWQRSQLHPRRALLRAILTPLKAAHYDDADMFERVGCSYGKTGDPVRDQRTRLKLVTIDEPVRWMQRVRDGRSIRQNLQVDCEVVVIGTGAGGAACAYELASRGRAVLLLEEGDYHRRSSFTARAAEMSRKLYRDQGLTVAVGNIGTPVWAGRAVGGSTVINSGTCYRAPGRIFDRWERELGLSEVAHDELGPYYERVERMLEVTPAKRELTGGIGRVIARGADALGYSHHPLQRNAPDCDGQGVCVFGCPTGAKRSTDVSYIPQTLLRGAELITAAEATSICIEEGRARGVRARLGSGYELRVRADAVVLAGGALMTPVLLERAGVLHGNAALGKNLSIHPATRVIAVFDEPIDMANAIPQGYAVDQFRDEGLMFEGGSTPLDVTAIGVPWVGTAFSRLMEQYRHIAQFGIMIEDSSRGTVRAVPGGAAHPFITYNMNDADCVKMARAVAILCEIFLAAGARRVLPMLPGLEEVRTGAELRRLATHAFHPGDFDVTAYHPLGTCRIGTDPRTSVLGPDHETHEIESLYVADGSAVPSALGVNPQMTIMAMSHRVAELIDARLA, from the coding sequence ATGATGGCATTCAGCGCGCAGGAACAACGAATCGTCGTAGCCCTCGCCCGCGCGGCCATTCCCGACGGGGAAATCTTGCCCGGCGGCGGCGAAATCACGCTGACGCGCCTTCAGCGCTGGCTGAAAGAAGGCACCGAGCTGCATTGGCTGGGCATCAAGGCGCTGCTCTGGGCGGCGGAGCTGGCCGCCATTCCGTCGACCGGCCGCCGGCTGTCGAAGCTTCCCCCGGACCGGGCCCGCACCTTCCTCGAGGACTGGCAGCGTTCGCAGCTGCACCCGCGCCGTGCGCTGCTGCGGGCCATCCTCACGCCACTCAAGGCCGCGCACTACGACGACGCGGACATGTTCGAGCGCGTCGGCTGCTCCTACGGCAAAACCGGCGATCCGGTGCGGGACCAACGCACCCGCCTGAAGCTCGTCACCATCGACGAGCCGGTGCGCTGGATGCAGCGCGTTCGCGATGGGCGCAGCATCCGGCAGAACCTCCAGGTGGATTGCGAGGTCGTGGTCATCGGCACCGGCGCCGGCGGTGCCGCCTGCGCCTACGAACTGGCCTCCCGCGGCCGCGCCGTCTTGCTGCTCGAGGAAGGCGATTACCACCGCCGCTCGTCCTTCACCGCGCGCGCCGCGGAGATGTCGCGCAAGTTGTACCGCGACCAAGGGCTCACCGTGGCCGTGGGCAACATCGGCACCCCCGTGTGGGCGGGCCGCGCCGTCGGCGGCAGCACCGTGATCAACTCCGGCACGTGCTACCGCGCACCGGGGCGCATCTTCGATCGATGGGAGCGCGAGCTGGGCCTCTCCGAGGTCGCGCACGACGAACTCGGGCCGTACTACGAACGCGTGGAGCGCATGCTCGAGGTCACGCCTGCAAAGCGCGAACTCACGGGCGGCATCGGCCGGGTCATCGCGCGTGGGGCCGATGCACTCGGATACTCGCACCATCCGCTGCAGCGCAACGCACCGGATTGCGACGGGCAAGGCGTGTGCGTCTTCGGCTGCCCCACCGGCGCCAAGCGCTCCACCGACGTGAGCTACATCCCGCAGACGCTGCTGCGCGGCGCAGAGCTCATCACCGCCGCCGAGGCGACGAGCATCTGCATCGAAGAGGGCCGCGCGCGCGGTGTTCGTGCACGCCTTGGCTCGGGCTACGAGCTGCGCGTACGCGCCGACGCCGTGGTGCTCGCAGGCGGTGCACTGATGACCCCCGTCCTCCTCGAACGCGCGGGCGTTCTGCATGGCAACGCCGCATTGGGCAAGAACCTGTCGATCCATCCTGCCACGCGGGTCATCGCCGTCTTCGACGAGCCGATCGACATGGCCAATGCCATCCCGCAAGGCTACGCGGTGGATCAATTCCGCGACGAAGGCCTGATGTTCGAAGGTGGCTCCACGCCACTCGACGTCACGGCCATCGGCGTTCCCTGGGTGGGCACGGCCTTCAGCCGCCTCATGGAGCAGTACCGCCACATCGCGCAGTTCGGCATCATGATCGAGGACAGCTCACGCGGCACCGTACGGGCCGTCCCCGGCGGCGCCGCCCACCCGTTCATCACGTACAACATGAACGACGCCGACTGCGTCAAGATGGCCCGCGCCGTCGCCATCCTCTGCGAAATCTTCCTCGCCGCCGGCGCACGCCGCGTACTCCCCATGCTTCCCGGCCTCGAAGAAGTACGCACCGGCGCCGAACTGCGCCGCCTCGCCACCCACGCCTTCCATCCCGGCGACTTCGACGTCACCGCCTACCATCCCCTGGGCACCTGCCGCATCGGCACCGATCCTCGCACCTCCGTCCTGGGCCCGGACCACGAGACCCACGAAATCGAAAGCCTCTACGTCGCCGACGGCTCGGCCGTCCCATCTGCCCTGGGCGTGAATCCCCAAATGACCATCATGGCCATGTCCCACCGCGTCGCCGAACTCATCGACGCCCGCCTCGCCTAA
- a CDS encoding Mrp/NBP35 family ATP-binding protein, whose translation MATREEVVAALSPLLPHPSVLSDVVVLGRDVTVTLNAPGSREELGKKVREALAKLPDVGGTEVRWHSEVRGRNIGPDDPLPEVKNVILVMSGKGGVGKSTTATNLTMALHRAGFRVGLLDADIYGPSIPTMLGVSGRPVSLDGKSIEPLERFGVKLMSIGFLLEDPKAAVVWRGPMLHGALLQFLKDVRWGSLDYLLLDLPPGTGDVALTLAQRITSPYAVIVTTPQPVATDDVYKSVSMCEKVNIPVVGVVENMSYFIDSAGVSHELFGKGGGQAIADFAKAPLLGQVPIDQSVREWGDKGTPVVQAAPFSTVARAFVGVAERLTDAIDARRSEGEEEAPPEIDRSGGTGGRKRLPIMK comes from the coding sequence ATGGCCACCCGTGAAGAAGTCGTTGCTGCGCTAAGTCCGCTCCTCCCGCATCCGTCGGTGCTGAGCGATGTCGTCGTCCTCGGTCGGGACGTCACCGTGACCCTGAATGCACCGGGCTCACGCGAGGAGCTGGGGAAGAAGGTGCGCGAGGCGCTGGCCAAGCTCCCCGACGTCGGCGGTACCGAGGTGCGGTGGCACTCGGAGGTGCGGGGGCGCAACATCGGGCCGGACGATCCGCTGCCCGAGGTGAAGAACGTCATCCTCGTGATGAGCGGCAAGGGCGGCGTCGGCAAGAGCACCACCGCGACCAACTTGACCATGGCCCTGCACCGCGCGGGCTTCCGCGTCGGCTTGCTCGATGCGGACATCTACGGTCCCTCCATCCCGACCATGCTCGGCGTCAGCGGCCGCCCGGTGTCGCTCGACGGCAAGAGCATCGAGCCGCTCGAGCGCTTTGGCGTGAAGCTCATGTCCATCGGCTTCCTGCTCGAGGATCCCAAGGCCGCCGTCGTGTGGCGCGGTCCCATGCTCCACGGCGCGCTGCTGCAGTTCCTCAAGGACGTGCGCTGGGGCTCGCTCGATTACCTGCTGCTCGACCTGCCGCCCGGCACCGGTGACGTGGCCCTCACCCTCGCGCAGCGCATCACGTCGCCGTACGCGGTCATCGTCACGACCCCGCAGCCGGTGGCCACCGACGACGTCTACAAGTCCGTCTCCATGTGTGAGAAGGTCAACATCCCCGTGGTGGGCGTCGTCGAGAACATGAGCTACTTCATCGACAGCGCCGGCGTCTCGCACGAGTTGTTCGGCAAGGGCGGCGGGCAAGCCATCGCCGATTTCGCCAAGGCGCCGCTCCTGGGCCAAGTGCCCATCGATCAGAGCGTTCGCGAGTGGGGCGACAAGGGAACCCCCGTCGTGCAGGCCGCGCCCTTCAGCACCGTTGCCCGCGCCTTCGTCGGCGTGGCCGAGCGCCTCACCGACGCCATCGATGCGCGCCGCAGTGAGGGCGAAGAGGAAGCCCCGCCGGAAATCGACCGCAGCGGCGGCACCGGCGGCCGCAAGCGCCTGCCCATCATGAAGTAG
- a CDS encoding FAD-binding protein: protein MLIALPKLPLPSPESITRALLELGRALGDSKVLTGDACENYARDESEATGLVPAAVVLAANAEDVRRTLEIAESTGVAVTPRAGGTGRTGGAVPVVGGIVLATDAMKQVKEINAKDLLAVVEPGIVTGDFHAMVEREGFFYPPDPNSLGSCCIGGNVAENAGGPRAFKYGVTREYVLGLEAVLMGGRVVRTGKRTVKGVTGYDVTSLLVGSEGTLGVFTEITLRLVPKPPEVATVLALFDDVRHAGAAVSALVAHGLVPRCLEMLDSATLDAVRAQKVAIDPRAHAMLLIEVDGESATIATLLEKIADVLGRGEGLIDLLAAQDPSQRARLWEARRMLSPATRKLAKYKLSEDIVVPRSRIAELLDGVDEIGARTKVRYLTYGHAGDGNFHVNFLWNDDAERVAVDQAIEALMRLTISLGGTLTGEHGIGLAKAAYMPLEQSEDLMALQRDIKRVFDPKQLLNPGKIFPVRPGHGAC, encoded by the coding sequence GTGCTCATCGCCCTTCCAAAATTGCCGCTGCCTTCACCCGAGTCGATCACACGGGCTCTTCTGGAGCTCGGACGCGCACTCGGAGACTCCAAGGTGCTCACCGGAGACGCGTGCGAGAACTACGCGCGCGACGAGAGCGAGGCCACGGGGCTCGTGCCTGCCGCCGTGGTGTTGGCGGCGAATGCCGAGGACGTGAGGCGAACCTTGGAGATTGCCGAGAGCACCGGCGTGGCGGTGACGCCGCGTGCAGGAGGCACCGGCCGAACGGGCGGAGCCGTCCCTGTCGTGGGCGGGATCGTGCTCGCGACGGACGCGATGAAGCAAGTGAAGGAGATCAATGCGAAGGATCTTCTCGCGGTGGTCGAGCCCGGAATCGTGACGGGAGACTTCCACGCGATGGTGGAGCGCGAGGGCTTCTTTTATCCGCCGGACCCGAACTCACTGGGAAGCTGCTGCATCGGCGGCAACGTGGCCGAGAACGCGGGCGGTCCGCGCGCGTTCAAGTACGGCGTGACGCGCGAGTACGTGCTCGGGCTGGAGGCCGTGCTGATGGGCGGACGGGTGGTTCGCACGGGCAAGCGCACGGTGAAAGGCGTGACCGGTTACGACGTGACATCGCTGCTCGTGGGCAGCGAGGGGACGCTTGGCGTCTTCACGGAGATCACGCTGCGGTTGGTGCCCAAGCCGCCCGAAGTGGCGACGGTGCTCGCGTTGTTCGACGACGTCCGCCATGCCGGCGCGGCGGTGAGCGCGCTGGTTGCGCACGGGTTGGTGCCGCGCTGCCTGGAAATGCTGGACTCGGCGACCCTGGACGCGGTGCGCGCGCAGAAGGTGGCCATCGACCCGCGGGCGCACGCGATGCTGCTCATCGAGGTCGACGGGGAGTCGGCGACGATTGCGACGTTGCTGGAGAAGATCGCGGACGTGCTGGGGCGCGGCGAAGGGTTGATCGATTTGTTGGCCGCGCAGGATCCATCGCAGCGTGCACGCCTCTGGGAAGCGCGGCGCATGCTGTCGCCGGCCACACGAAAGCTTGCAAAGTACAAGTTGTCCGAGGACATCGTGGTACCGCGTTCGCGCATCGCGGAGCTTCTCGACGGCGTCGACGAGATCGGCGCACGGACGAAGGTGCGGTACCTGACCTACGGGCACGCCGGCGACGGGAACTTCCACGTCAATTTTCTATGGAACGACGACGCGGAGCGCGTCGCCGTGGATCAAGCCATCGAAGCCTTGATGCGCCTCACGATCTCTCTGGGCGGTACGCTGACGGGCGAACACGGCATCGGCCTCGCCAAGGCGGCCTACATGCCACTGGAGCAATCGGAGGACCTGATGGCTTTGCAGCGCGACATCAAGCGCGTCTTCGATCCGAAGCAGCTGCTCAACCCGGGCAAGATTTTCCCCGTCCGCCCCGGTCACGGGGCCTGCTGA